A genome region from Coffea arabica cultivar ET-39 chromosome 7e, Coffea Arabica ET-39 HiFi, whole genome shotgun sequence includes the following:
- the LOC113702323 gene encoding subtilisin-like serine-protease S produces the protein MGSFCTSKRSALYAIFLCVFLVQLCHSASSKLYVVYMGSRGSDEPDEILRLNRQMLTVVHKGSVEQAMDSHVRSYRHGFRGFAAKLTEEQASEIAKMPGVVSVFPNTKRSLHTTHSWDFMGLINEETMEIPGYSTKNQVNVIIGFIDTGIWPESPSFSDADMPPVPVGWKGECQSGEAFNASTCNRKVIGARYYYSGYEAEEDAGETTTSFKSPRDSSGHGSHTASTAAGRYVQNMNYKGLAAGAARGGAPMARIAVYKTCWSSGCYDVDLLAAFDDAVRDGVHIISLSLGPDAPQGDYFNDAISIGSFHAVSRGIVVVASAGNEGSAGSATNLAPWLITVAASSTDRDFRSDIILGNRAHVTGESLTPLEMNASARIIPASEAYAGYFTPYQSSYCLDSSLNSTKARGKVLVCRHSGSSTESKLAKSVVVNEAGGVGMILIDESDKDLAVPFVIPAAIVGKQLGSKILSYINNTRKPLSRILSAQTVLGSQPAPRITAFSSKGPNVLTPEILKPDVAAPGLNILAAWSPATAKLKFNILSGTSMACPHVTGIVALIKAVHPSWSPSAIKSAIMTTATVLDKHHKPITADPEGRRGNAFDYGSGFINPSKVLDPGLVYDAKPTDYKAFLCSIGYDERSLHLITRDNSTCAQSFATASDLNYPSIVVPNLKQNFSVIRTLTNVGRQRSIYKAVVFAPKGVNVTVVPRRIVFDSYGQKINFTVNFKVAAPPTGYVFGSLSWRNRRSWITSPLVIRAMHSKMGLVF, from the exons ATGGGTTCATTTTGTACCAGTAAAAGGAGTGCTCTTTATGCTATCTTTCTTTGTGTTTTTCTTGTTCAGCTATGCCACTCTGCTTCTTCCAAG TTGTATGTGGTTTATATGGGCAGCAGAGGAAGTGATGAGCCAGATGAGATTTTGAGGCTAAACCGTCAAATGCTTACTGTTGTCCACAAAGGAAG TGTGGAACAAGCAATGGACTCGCATGTGCGTAGTTATAGACATGGTTTTCGAGGCTTTGCTGCCAAGTTGACGGAAGAACAAGCTTCTGAAATTGCAA AAATGCCCGGAGTAGTATCCGTATTTCCCAATACCAAGAGGAGTCTGCACACTACTCATTCATGGGATTTTATGGGCCTCATTAATGAAGAGACTATGGAAATACCTGGttattcaaccaaaaatcaagtgAATGTTATTATTGGTTTCATTGATACAG GAATTTGGCCTGAGTCACCAAGTTTCAGTGACGCTGACATGCCTCCAGTGCCAGTTGGATGGAAAGGAGAATGCCAATCAGGGGAAGCATTTAATGCTTCAACATGCAATAG GAAAGTAATAGGTGCAAGATATTACTATAGTGGCTATGAAGCTGAAGAAGATGCAGGAGAGACCACCACGTCTTTTAAGTCCCCAAGGGACAGCTCAGGCCATGGCAGTCACACAGCTTCAACTGCTGCTGGTCGTTATGTGCAGAACATGAATTATAAGGGCTTAGCAGCTGGAGCAGCCAGAGGGGGTGCACCAATGGCTAGGATTGCAGTGTACAAGACTTGCTGGAGCTCTGGTTGCTATGATGTTGATCTTTTGGCTGCTTTTGATGATGCAGTTAGAGATGGAGTTCATATCATTTCTCTATCTCTAGGACCTGATGCTCCCCAGGGCGATTACTTCAATGATGCCATTTCCATAGGGTCGTTCCATGCAGTTAGCCGGGGAATAGTGGTGGTTGCTTCagctggaaatgaaggaagtgcTGGATCAGCAACAAACCTTGCTCCATGGCTGATTACTGTTGCTGCTAGTTCAACCGATAGGGATTTTAGATCTGATATCATTTTGGGAAATAGAGCTCATGTCACG GGAGAAAGCCTGACTCCACTTGAGATGAATGCATCAGCACGAATCATCCCTGCTTCTGAAGCTTATGCTGGATATTTCACTCCTTATCAATCCAG TTACTGTTTAGATAGTTCTTTGAATAGTACAAAGGCGAGAGGGAAGGTTCTGGTTTGCAGACATTCTGGAAGTTCAACTGAGTCAAAGCTAGCAAAAAGTGTAGTTGTTAATGAAGCTGGGGGAGTCGGGATGATTTTAATAGATGAATCAGACAAGGATCTTGCTGTTCCCTTTGTCATCCCTGCAGCAATTGTTGGGAAGCAATTGGGTTCGAAAATCCTGTCTTATATCAATAATACACG AAAGCCTTTGTCAAGAATTCTATCTGCTCAGACTGTACTGGGATCTCAACCTGCTCCTCGAATAACAGCATTTTCTTCAAAAGGCCCCAATGTTCTTACCCCCGAAATTTTGAAG CCTGATGTTGCAGCTCCTGGGTTAAACATTCTGGCTGCCTGGTCTCCAGCAACtgcaaaattaaagtttaaTATTCTATCTGGAACTTCAATGGCCTGCCCACACGTAACTGGGATTGTGGCTCTTATAAAAGCAGTGCATCCTTCATGGTCACCATCTGCTATCAAATCTGCAATTATGACAACAG CTACTGTTTTGGATAAGCATCACAAGCCAATCACAGCAGACCCTGAGGGGAGAAGAGGAAATGCATTTGATTATGGCTCTGGCTTTATAAACCCCTCTAAAGTACTTGATCCAGGTCTAGTTTATGATGCGAAGCCTACAGATTATAAAGCCTTTCTCTGTTCAATTGGTTATGATGAGAGATCGCTTCACCTGATCACAAGAGACAACAGCACCTGCGCTCAATCATTTGCAACAGCATCTGACCTTAATTATCCATCTATTGTAGTCCCTAATCTTAAACAGAACTTCTCTGTGATCAGAACTTTGACGAATGTGGGAAGGCAAAGAAGTATCTACAAAGCTGTTGTATTTGCTCCCAAAGGAGTCAATGTTACCGTTGTACCTCGACGAATAGTCTTTGATAGCTACGGGCAAAAGATTAACTTCACTGTCAATTTTAAGGTAGCTGCTCCACCAACGGGTTATGTTTTTGGATCTCTGTCGTGGAGGAACAGAAGATCATGGATAACATCCCCGCTTGTCATCCGAGCAATGCATTCCAAGATGGGACTGGTATTTTAG